Below is a window of Anabas testudineus chromosome 10, fAnaTes1.2, whole genome shotgun sequence DNA.
CGATGAGGAACCACGGGAACTACATAGTGAGGCTGGGTAACTTTGTGCGCTGGCTGGGAGAGCAGGCGGAGGAGCTTGGAGTAGAGATGTACCCTGGTTATGCTGCAGCTGAAGTAAGACCTACACTGAATTTCTTTCATGTGCTGGTTTACtatgtgctttatttaaaatattttaacacattttccatcttctaTGGTGCTAAACACAGTATCATGGTCACCACTGGTACTTTGTTCCTTAAAATGATTATTAAGTCATTATTATGCTGAAGCTTATGTTGGTTGATAATAGGTTTACCTGCATCAGTTGATTGTTAAGCCATAAACAATATAATCCACTACTCAAACATACAGTGCCCCTGATTTGTTCAGTCATTGTAATTAAAAGTTGTTTTACTCTTGTCAAGGTTTTGTTTCATGAAGATGGAAGTGTAAAAGGAATTGCCACTAATGACGTAGGCATCGCCAAAGATGGCTCTCCAAAGGTAGTGTACAATAAAAGTTTCTTTAATAACCCAGTCACATGGGTATTTCTGTGTGCTTAGATACATCAGGCCTTGTGAAAAAATATAAAggtgaaacaaactaaaaagagtatacaatacaaaaaatacTTATACTTATACAAACGTTAGTTTAGTTTTCTAATCTATATTACCCACAGTTACTGCTTTATATTTAGATCAGTCTGACTCATGGATTGTTGTTATGCATACTGCTCCTCTGTTTGGACAGGATGTGTTTGAGAGGGGGATGGAGCTCCATGCTAAAGTCACATTATTTGGAGAGGGCTGTCACGGTCACTTAGCCAAGCAGCTTTACAAGCAATTCAACCTGCGCGAGAACTGTGAACCTCAGACCTACGCCATCGGCCTGAAGGAGGTAAATAACATGTGCCGCCCACATCAAGCTAATGCTGATCACTCTGTTGGTGACCTACATTTCCTgtaatctgattatttttaatgagtAGTGTCAATCCTGAgtacacaaataaaatggatagataaataatttattcatcCCAGTGGGAAATTCAGTTTCCAGCAGTTTCCACAAATTACTACTAAAGGCAAGCATTAACACGGAGCTGCTAGAGAGGCTGCCACTCGCAGCGCCACCATCCTATTGTCATTAATAAGCAGATGTTGCTGTGAATTCACAAAGTAGTTCCAGTCACTGTATGAAATGCATGCAGAAACGTGACCTACATGATTatgtttaatttagaaaaacagGGTTTATGGCTGAAATATCTACTGTAGCAAAGTGTTTAGTGTTACAATATTAAGCCTAATTTGAAGTAACATCTGTTGACCCTGCTGCCTCTGGTTAATCTATGGGCATTACTGTTACCTTAAGTTTAAGCTCTATACACATGAAACCACATGATTGTCTATATTATCTGAACTAAATATGTGTTCTTTTACTGCAACACAACAGGATTCTCATCCTTGATGGAAACACAAACTCACTCTTTTTAAAGCTAAACATAGTGAATGTAGGTCTGAAAGGGGTCTAaatgatgaatgaggaaaatacTTAATGatatttttccctcttttcttttagcTGTGGACAATTGATGAGAAGAAGTGGAGGCCAGGGAGAGTGGAGCATTCTGTGGGTTGGCCCCTAGATAGAAACACATATGGAGGATCCTTCCTGTATCACCTGAATGAGGGAGAGCCACTGGTGGCCTTGGGCTTTGTGGTGAGTGCTTTCTGACAATGATATAAAGAGTTGTGAGAGCTGGATGTTTCAGCAGGCAGCCGATAACCGAAGGATTATTACTGAACATCTGAAGAAATAGTTAGAAGGTTGaagttttatattattactgtgAATTGACGAAGCcaaaaaaaatcattaagaCCTTCCCAATATCCTGACAGTGCTCTATGTGTTGCCAAAACAAGCCGAGGCCTGGACTCTACAAGCCCTTGGATAGTGCCACGTGATTTCTAACACCAAAATGTGCAGCAGGTCCTTTAAGCTGTGATCAGTGGCGATGTAGAATCGCAGTGGATTGAACGTGACCTGATAATCTTCattgcattcattcattcatcactgAGCCCTGTGCACATAACACCCTGTTTTCAAGTTGGTTGTTTGTTCCCTTAGACCATTGTTAGTGGGTACTCACCTCTGCTCACTAGAACAACCCAGAgattatttcagttttgctgATGCTCCTAATCGGTCTTTGTCAGAGTCAAAGTTTTCACACTTTCCTGTTTCTCCCTCCTTGCTACACGTTGACTATGAGAACCAATTATTTCTCAGACCTTGACAGCCATTATTGCATAATCAGGGTTATTAATTTCATCTTAGTGTTTTGGCTCACCTGagtatatttgttttttaagaacTCTTAATGTAAACCTGGAATTGATTGTTTGCATTTCACAGAAATCTATAGAGAAACAATACTAATGAtcagtggaaaatgtgtgtccttgttgatttaattattcaaatcattttatctgttacatatttaattgtaaatgtaaataatacaatACCCCTTCATTTACAAGCTAAAATACTGtagaaaatctgtgttttaaaaaaaaaaaaaaaaaaaaaaaaaagcagaaatcattTCCTACATTTAGAAGCTTTTTTGCAGAGCCTCTTGAGCTGTTCCTGACTTGATGAGGGAACATTGTTGAACATTGCCCACTTTAGAGTCCAGGTCTGCAATTTTAGGCATGATGCACAATAACTGATTTCATATGAGGCTACAACTGAATGGTCctgatgatgtttttaaaaagatattgAGTTGAGATTTAACCCTTCAACGCCGTATACTGTAGGAAAAACTATATCCCTTCTTTTAGCTATTGGGACTTCATAATATACAAACACCTTTAAATTCAgatctttttaaattattcaaattaaaccaGCAAACCCTCTGCCACTCCAGGTAGGTCTTGACTACACCAACCCTTACCTAAGCCCATTCAGAGAGTTTCAGCGCTGGAAACACCATCCATTTGTGGCTCGTACTCTGGAGGGAGGCCACAGGATTGCATACGGAGCCAGGGCCCTGAACGAGGGAGGATTACAGGTATGTGTGCACTTAATATGTTTTCACTATCAGTAATAATTGTCGAGCATAAACCCTGATTATCAAATTTGTCCATTAACTTGCCATTTACAAGATAAATCTGTGAGCAGTGGAACAAGCTAAGCATTTGCTGTCATATAAAACAAATGGCACCATACTGACCTAATCTACATGTCACAAGATTGAGTGCGAGTGCAGCTATGCCACAGGGGAAATCACAAAATGTACTTAGTTTGTGTAATACTTGGAAGACCACTGTGTGTGACTCCATTAAACTGCCCAGTTTCCCTAAAGAGGTTGTTAAAATGTAATCCTACTTTTATATTGAAGTAAAGCCATCAGTAGAACTCTAAATTTACAGTCTAATTTACTTTGCAGACAAATTAATGTTGTTCCAGCTGAATGGCATCAGAAAGGAGCTACTAATTAAGTCAGTCAGAGACATTCctttgtgtgtgatttatttattgttcacaTCAAATGAGTTTGTAAGTCTGTAAAGAGGTTAGTTggatttttaataatttgtccgtctttcttttttagcaaACTGAATTTTGTTATGAGATTATTCTTCCAATACAACCATAGATAACATCGTTGGATCTGTCACAAAGTAAATGATGCTCTAACTAGTAAAGACCCTGAATTAGAATGTGAACACATTAAAAGTTTCTACACTAAAGAAACATATAGTCGATTTTACCTGATTTTTACCACTAATGTCGATGGCGATTTTACTTTTTTGCTCTATTTTTTGTTGTGGAAACTACCTATTTAGATTTCTACAAGGTacttttgtgatgtttttcagaAATTAAGGCTCACCTAttgatacagtatgtattcACATGTGGTAATTGTTGTAATATAGTTGTTAGTGTCAGGAAGTGGTGGAATTATGGACATGCTGATAGCCAATTTGCTCAAAATTCACAACACTGAACACCTGCCATATTCTTGAAACCCAGTTGAAGTTTAAGGTCTGTGAAAGTAGAACGCAACTAAGTTAAAAATGGGCTTGAACTCTCTCCTGTTCCTCTCTAGTCTATCCCAAGGCTGACTTTCCCTGGAGGGCTGCTCATTGGCTGCAGCCCTGGTTTCATGAATGTCCCAAAGATCAAAGGTACCCACACGGCTATGAAGAGCGGCATGCTGGCTGCTGAGGCCATTTTCCCCAAAGTCACAGCAGACAGCGTGGATTCAGAGACAGCAGGTACAGACCTAAAGAAACCATCAATGAAGGTAGCACCGGCAGAATTAAAGCTCTGTAAAGTTAGTGCTACAGAGCTGGGTTGCATCAGGTTAAATATCAAGTTGCAGTATGTGTGGGGCTATAAAAAGGTCAAGTCAGCAAACCTATTAATTTGTTGTTTACAAAGCAACATGAGTAAATTTAAGAGATTCATTGGGGATGTACACTTTGTGCTGAAACTGCAGGTGCAtccatcaaaaagaaaaactgcagtgtcaataaaaatgtcagttCAGAATGTTTCAGCTTACTTTCAGAAAAGACACAGCAGTCACAGATTGACCCTAACTGATGGGGACGTAGTATGGTACTGTATTGTGTAAATACTTTGACTTGACAGCAGAATATTATGACTGTTATAATGTTAGACTTATTAGTTCAATACCTAGAATGGCAATAAATATAAGGGCAAAATAATAAAGCTCTATTTTGACTTTATTAATGACTAAAGTTATGTAGTTCAAATAGACAAATGCAGTGTTTTATCAGAAACGGTGCCATAGTTTTCAGATATATGCCATAGATGTGACTTTGAAATATTTGTATATGGACTGTTTCTCCAAATGTGAAGTTTTAACCTCAATATTCCttaaaagtgttaaaataatttttaataaatctgtatTTGGCCAGATCAGGATGAATCGATGCTTTGTACCACAAGTGTGCAGAATAATACACATCACAGTAGCACATACCAAAAttacctttttttgttttttttttctcctcccagGACTTCATGTACCTGAGTACGCTGAGGCCTTCAAGAACTCATGGGTGTGGAAAGAGCTGTACTCAGTGAGAAACATCAGGCCGTCCTTCCACAATTACTTTGGCCTGTATGGTGGCATGATCTATACTGGTGCTTTCTACTGGATTCTCAGAGGAAAAGAGCCGTGGACACTGAAACACTGCGGTCAGCATTACATTTGTGTTCAGCTGTGCTCCTACACAGCAACTATACCAGCTCAATACCAGTTATTTCTCTACAAGTGACATGAGGTTATTTTATCTGACGGGGGTGCTCGATGTCTTTCAGGCCTTGATGCCAACCAGCTGAAACCAGCTAAAGATTGTACTCCTATTGAGTATCCCAAACCTGACGGCAAGATAAGCTTTGACCTGCTCTCCTCTGTGGCCCTGAGTGGCACCAACCACGAGGGGGACCAGCCCCCACATTTGACCCTGAAGGATGACAGCATCCCTGTCAACAGGAACCTGGCCATCTACGATGGACCAGAGCAACGCTTCTGCCCAGCAGGTAACACCATCACTGCCACTCCAGAGCATCACCTGCGCAGTTTATCAGGCTGCAGATAACCGTGATCTTTTTTTCAGTACATCAAAGTTCAAGTGAATCAGGGCTTGTAAGTGGGTCACATGCACTCATTAGTAGTATAATCAGGGGCCAGAGAGTCGATATCCTTGAAGCTTCAGCAGGGTGAAATTAAATCTCTACTTATTTGACCTGACAAGCCAATGGGGAGAAAATGTATCTGCAACAATTCTGATACTATAAATATTGTAAGAGAGACGTGAGCCTCATGTAAGCGCTATTTTAGTGATATTTCATTTAGTCCACGCATAGTCTGACTCCTCTGACTTGAGAACAGTGCTCTGTGCATCTGATAAATCTCAAATTCATTTAAATCCATGTCATTTCAAACACTCGTTCTAATGTCTGTGGTAGTTGCTGATGTTCACACTGTGGTGTCAGTCATGCCTGTTAAGGAGGGCTGCGTCTACTGTAACGAtgactttttattgttaattaatcTTCCAATTCATTGTTTGGTCTATAAAATAGGAAAATGTCGCAATTTCCTACAAGGtaaatttctatttcttttatCAGACCAACAGTCCAAACCCAGGCTAGTTAATTTttcaataatataaaataaagaaaagcagaaaatcttCTCACTTGAGAAGCTGTAACCAGCAAAGCTTACCTAAACCTAAATATAgttataaatgaaaaacaatccATTATTGAAACTGTTCACCGATTATTGATGAACTAATTACTAAACAAATGGTATACAGTGCAGCTCCCACCTGAAGTTGGCTCTTGGgtttgactttgtttcactGCTCTTTGGAAAGctataaatgtacagtaacagtgttcagagaagcttttattttatttttaccaatCTAATAaatcaggaaaacaaaataatgcaaTGCATCACCTGGAGCCTAAAGTGACTGGACTAGCTGCTATTtttagaagtgttttttttaggtgcagaagaagaaagaattGTTTGTTGTAGACGTAATGAAATGTTTCAAACCGTTCACTAAAGGTCTCCGGATGAATAAAGTTAGATTGCAGACACAAACTACAGCCACCATTTTCCGTATGCGAGCCCGCATTAGTTGAGTTGGCATTTTTATCAATACTTCACAGGTCTGAGCGTGTGTTTATTAAGCCAGGCAGAAGTTGCAGTCTCAGGTTATTGGATGAGTTTATCTGGCTTCCAGTGCAGCAGTTGTGAGTGAGAAGCAGAAGTCTTTATTCTGTCTCAGACACCGGCGCTCTTTGAATTCTCTGGTAACTGAAACTTGACGTGTGGTCAGCGGCTGTGCTGTGTTCACAGAAGCCAAAGCAGCGAGACAGTTCTGCACTTTTGTTGCCCGCAGAAGTCGGGGAGATTGGATTTAACCAGGACAAACTTGGGTCACACTGCAGCATCGGGGTCGCAGGGTTAATCATTTCTGTAATTAGTTATAGACTTAGCTTTGTTGACTGGTATGAATGAACAGTTCTTACAGGTTGGAAATGGTGATGGtgacaaaaagcagcaaataatGTGACAACTGAAACCTGTTAATTCCTCTAAACTTTAGAGGATATAGGTTAGGTTCACTGGTTTAACCTCATTCATTAGGACCCTGTCTATCGAGTCTGTTACAGAACATAATCTGTGAACTGTGCTGAAATACGTCCACAGGATTTAGTAACGCTTCATTAACACTTTTCATTAACCCCCATTTTAAATAGACCTTTTGACTGTTTATCAAGCTTCAACATTAAACCTCAACATTCACCCATAAATCATGTCCTTACTAATTCAAATCTGGTCTATCAATTATATtgatattaaatacatttctttgcAGTCTGTCTTATTCAAAAACTGTGAGATTTTCTACAAATTCACAACCTTTAATGTAAATCTCACACTGCTGTGGTGGACAGGTCTGCATTTGAGCTTTATAGCAATGACACATTTGACCATACTGTGAGCTGAAGGGTTTCAAATGATGCATAATTTTACCACTTACCATGAAGCAAAGAGGAGAACGAAATTGTAGGTCAAGTCCAGTACAATCAAAGACTGTTGCCCTTCTTAAATTACATGTACGGAGGGGTTTGTATTACAGAAGTACATAGTGTGAACCTTTGGCTCTGACGCATTGCTGCACTGACTGTGTTCGTTTTTTCATTGTTCATAATTTTAGTAACAAAGTCTTAACCGTGACAGAAAGTGGAACATGTTACTGGACATATTCACTCATTTCTtggcctgtttttttttactaatttcCTTCTCTCTTCACCAACTCTCCCAGGTGTCTACGAGTATGTTCCTCTCGAAACAGGAGATGGGATGAGATTGCAGATAAACGCTCAGAACTGTGTCCACTGTAAGACCTGTGATATCAAGGACCCGAGCCAAAACATTAACTGGGTTGTGCCTGAGGGAGGTGGTGGACCAGCCTACAATGGGATGTGAATGTCAagtttgtttgtattgttttacttttctgtccTCAGAGATTACTGTAATGTACAGTGAGACATTCAGGGTTAAAGTATTTACCAGTGATTGGTAAATGTGCCTAAGTATGGGAACTGAAAATGATCATGTAGCTGCTTATGAAGTAATATCCAAAAAGGATATCAAGGAAAGATGGCATTAAATTCTACAGTAGGTATTAAGTCTAAACACAGCACAGGGATGTTGAAACCCATCCAGAACACAGGACCAGATACAAAGTTAGAAGTAGATGTCAAATTGGCAGTTTTCTGTATCATTGCTGTAATATCCACAATATGGGCACCTAAAACTGTTTTAAGCTTTTTAGCAACACAGTATTGTACATAAAACTACATAGTATCACAGCAATGAATAAAGAACAcctgactgttttctttttagatttattgacaattaaaaacaaatggacGTGCCCTACGTCTAGGACACTGTATCAAAATGCTTactatgaaatgaaaataattttgtttcttcttcaaaCATCAGAATAAAGACCAGCATTATGCATCCAGTTTCTCAGAGCAGTGCAGTCTATTCATACAGCAAAGATGGGTCAAAACTTACAAGTTACTTGTCAGTGACAGGGGAATCTGCTGGAAAACATGAAAGGACGTGTCGACTGAAAACGCTGTTCATTCCCATGGTTAGTCTCATCTTTGTTAGTGCAGCTTCCCCCTTGAAGACTGAAATGCTGATAATGGTATTAATTGCATCATTAGATACAAATTTTATGCAAACATTTTGGCATagattttcttctctttctccttctcctcttggATTTTAAGATGGACTTTCTTCATCTCATTGCTGATGGCTGTAGAAGAAAAATCATCATTTAGATTTCCAAACAAAAAGCTCAACAAGTCAGTGAGTTTTAAATGACCTAATCATTTCTAATTCGTCCTGGATAATATTTCACCTTTGATGTTAAGGTTTCAAACATAGTTTCTGGTTCCTATGTGCCCAGTTGGGTACAATGtatctgtctttctgctcaCACAAGCTCAGTTTCCCTTTAAAGACTGTCTGATCCAGAAGGCACAGGGAGAGCATGAAGTGCGCTGACAGCTCTTATCTCCTAGCCAGCAGCCAATAAACTGCAGCTTAAATTAGAAAAAGAGCAGTgcaacactgacaaaaacagagaagagttCCAGATTTGCAGAGAGCCAGAGCCCACCCAGTGCACTCTCTCCACCCAGCCTTTAAGTATTGGGATTCTCTGCTTCCCAACTCCCATCAAAACAACCAAAGCAGGCTTAATGAAAAAAGCTCAAAATCATATATGCAACTAGACATATTCAACCCCAAACCAACACATAGACTAATGTTTTTAGCTGTCTCTTGTGTGTCAGCTGCTATATCACTTAACTCCAATACTGAGGTATTAAATGGTTTTTACTAAACCTTTTATGTGCTAAACATACAGAAAGCAGGTACTAGACAGAGTACAGTACCATTACACCATCCTGAAACTAATTAAAAGCATGTTAAATTAACTCAATATACAAATGGAAGATATGAAGTTGCCTACCTTTATCTTCTGGAGCTATTCCCTGAGCTTTCTTCAGGTCAGCCTGTCGAGTGAGAAACACAATATGCTTAAGTCAAGTAATGCACTTTGTGGATAATCTAAACAATTCATGCAGGTGAAATTAAGTCAATCCATGTGCCAAATGCTAAACTACAACTCTAGGAGATAAAGAGTGAGTGTTACCATGGCTTTGCTGTATTCCTTTAACCCCTGCCAGGCCTGGGCCCTTCGGAAAAGTGCCTTAGTGTTTCCTGTGTCCAGCTCCAGAGCCTGAAACATACAAAAGTTTGCATTTGTGAATTTTTGATCTGTCTTAAAATCATTTTTGTATCAACTCTAATCTAATCAAGTAAAATGATCTCAAATTAATTTAACCAGGGATTTAGTGCATTGCACAAACATCATGTTTCTGAAAAGCTGACTATAGGTTGACAGATTTAATCATTTCTAATTCAAAATACAGTGTATTTAAGGTATATTGTCTACTACCAGTAACCAATTCAGCTATTTTCCTTtccaaaaacagttttagtttaataaaCAACCTTTTCAAAAGAACAGTTTCACAAGTATGGGAGGGCATAAATTCTTAGCACGGAGAGTCTGAATGGTACACAGCTGTCAAGCCAGGCAGCAATGAAGGAAGACAACCATAAAGACAAATTGTGTTTGTTACATTCTGGTCTGTGTCACCTCATCACAGCTGTCCAGAGCATCCTGCCACAGCTGCATCTTCAGCTTGCATGCTGCCGTGTTAAGAAAGCAGCTGAGAGCTATCGGCTCCAGCTTTTTCTGCGCGTCCTCCTCCACCTGATCTCCACTCACCTCCAAGTACCTGCAGAAGTAAAGATCAGACAGGATGTGGGTCTGAATCCCTAATGTGTTGATGCCGAAACATACTGTAACTCAAATCATGCCAATATTAAAAAACGACTAGCAACCTACCACACCCCCAGAAAGAAATATTGTGTATGCACAGTGACACCAGTCTGCGTCTGGCCATGTTATCTCAATAGATTTGACACGCAGTGTTTTTCACTCAATTAAGCACAAGTCCTTGCTGGTGTTGTTGCACAAATGATGTGCAAACAAATGAGTCAGAATGAATTCAGTTTATTCTTTGTATATAAACTAGTAAAAAGTGTGACTAATCTATGATCCTCTATGTGTTCATTCTTACTGTGCATTGCCATAAACTGCCTtgatatacatttattttctaagTATATTTGCCCAAAGACGAGGCTCATACACAAAAGCTGACACACAGCCAGTCCACGTAAACATTAGCCACAAAGTTGATTTCAATTAATACCGGATGTAATATATTATGATATTTATGTGTAAATGACCTGAGATTATTCATTTCATCTTGATGGGTTCCATAAAACTGTGCCTCTTGGACTTGTGCTTAATAAAAGTGACTGATGACTGAAACTAaccccctccccacacacacacacacttacctgAGGGCTTTGCTATATTTGTTGACAGCAGCTTTCCAGTCTTGATTCTTAAAGAGGTTGTTTCCAGTATTCTTCACATCCTCAGCAACAGACAGAACCTTATCAACCTGAAAGACATAATCCAACTCTAAACTCTGACTTAAATTCctttccgtttttttttttttttttttaaacatgattGTTGACATCATTTCTATTGGACCTGACACCTCTGTGGGTGCAGGTTCCGGTCTGAGAAAATAAAGACGTCACTAACACAAAGTCCACTGAGTAAGAAACTATTTCTGACAAGTTTACTTATATTATCTAAACCACTTCATTTCAAGGTGAAACTAAATGTGAGCACATCTGAAATGCTTCTAGTAATCCATCATTACTCACTGTGAGAACAAGCCCTTCAATTTGCTTAGGAACAGTTTTTCTATGCTTCcagttttttttaagctgaACACGTCCTAATCTTGATATTGAAATTCATATTGATCTTCTCGCCTGGCCGTGCATATGACGACAAACAGGCACATTTGCCAGACTGCCAGAGTGGTCCTGTAACTGTGGCCCAAAGAGCAGGCTGATGCTATCTGGCAAAGCACACTCATGTCCTTGAAGATCAAAGACTTCACTGATACTTACATCTCCAAAGTCGATGTCGGAGTCCTCAGGGAAGTCTGGGTGGATGTCCCCTGACCCATCATTTAGTGCAGCACCCCAGCTGTCCCCGTCCTTATGCTCACCACAGTCTGCTATGATACATGGctgcaaagacagacagaaaaatgtcagtCATAGCACAGACAATTCTCACAAGTTGGATGTGATTTTGATCATGAACGTGTCAGGTGGTGTAACGAAGTAATGGAAACAATGAATGCTGTGGTCAAGTTGTGGTTTATGAAATCTAAATGTGTCACTTATTTCAACAGGAAACATTTACCTTCACAGGGGCGTCTTCTTTAGTTTCAATAGACTCCAGCATTTTTACAACCCCCATTCCTTTCAACACCTGTCCGAAGACCACATGCTTTCCATCTAAGTGCGGCGTGGGGACAGTAGTGAGGAAGAACTGTGAGCCGTTAGTGTTTGGCCCAGCATTAGCCATGCTAAGCAGACCCACTCTGTCATGCTACatggaaagaaagaacaaacattgtaaaattaaaacaacagacagcACTACTAGCTCACACAGTGAGGAGCACGAATTTACTAAAAGACTTTTAAGGGGATAGTGTGATGGAGGAAACCACAAAAAATCTACTGCAGTGCTGTCGTACAACTGGAATTCTACTGGAAAGCTGTTTCACCTTGTAATGGAAGTTTTCATCCTCAAACTTCTCCCCATAGATGCTCTCTCCACCAGTGCCATTATGGTTAGAAAAGTCACCGCCTTGGATCATAAACTTCTTGATGACTgccaaaaaaatgtcaaattacaTTTGATAATCAACCAGCTTGAATGTCATTTGTACTTTAAGCTCCATAAATTAAACGCACTCTGTGTATTAGCATGTGAAATTATAGTCTACAATTAAAGTGGGAGATAAACATTTTCCAACTCTTGCACTTGAAACTGAGCCAGGTACATATAACTGTTATCACACAATTATGTAAACTGAAAACCCAAACTGAAGATATTTTTAATAGGGTGCTCAGCATCCAAGTATAACTAGACAGTCTCCTGATGGCTCCGTGCACTGGATGTCCTTTCAGCTACTTTTGCACAGGTGAAGTTGTCGTGCCTACATGAAATCCATCACAGTGACATTGTGTGTAGATGTGGGGGCCATTTACTTCTGTGAAATGGGCATCCTTTAAAGTGCAGAGGTTTCCCAGTAGATTTGCCAATGCCCTTCTCTCCAGTGCAGAGCGCCCGGAAGTTTTCAGCAGTCTTAGGGGTGATATCAGCAAACAGCTCCAAAACTATTCGGCCAGCTgtggacagaaaacaaagttgATTACGAGTCTACCACAGATGATCTATCAAGAACTTATATACGTACATATAACAAATCATAATGTTTACTAGATATTGACtctaagtaaataaaaatgtgtaaaataccATAATTCACCATATTGTTTGTGGTGTTTCTATTTGCTAACTATGTTCAATTAATCACTTATTATTTAGATCAATACATAACAACTTTGCTCAACAGAGATATGGTTAAAAACCACTTAATAAAACAAGAACACGTGGTTTCACATTGAAAAGgatcagaaacaaacatttttcttaaCTTAAACACTGCTCACACTAGATAATAGTCTAAAAACCAGTATCTTTAATGCACAAACTGGTTTATTTCTACGTTGTAACCTTAGTTCGTGCTGGTAAATTTCTC
It encodes the following:
- the etfdh gene encoding electron transfer flavoprotein-ubiquinone oxidoreductase, mitochondrial isoform X1, whose product is MFPASRYSCQAHRCIRALKTVPTEHIAPQLYTSVHRRTCSSVSAPRITTHYTIHPRDKDPRWEGIEMERFADEADVVIVGGGPAGLSAAIRLKQLANEHNKELRVCLVEKASQIGAHTLSGACLEPSALFELFPDCKERGAPLNTPVTEDVFSILTEKHRIPVPMLPGLPMRNHGNYIVRLGNFVRWLGEQAEELGVEMYPGYAAAEVLFHEDGSVKGIATNDVGIAKDGSPKDVFERGMELHAKVTLFGEGCHGHLAKQLYKQFNLRENCEPQTYAIGLKELWTIDEKKWRPGRVEHSVGWPLDRNTYGGSFLYHLNEGEPLVALGFVVGLDYTNPYLSPFREFQRWKHHPFVARTLEGGHRIAYGARALNEGGLQSIPRLTFPGGLLIGCSPGFMNVPKIKGTHTAMKSGMLAAEAIFPKVTADSVDSETAGLHVPEYAEAFKNSWVWKELYSVRNIRPSFHNYFGLYGGMIYTGAFYWILRGKEPWTLKHCGLDANQLKPAKDCTPIEYPKPDGKISFDLLSSVALSGTNHEGDQPPHLTLKDDSIPVNRNLAIYDGPEQRFCPAGVYEYVPLETGDGMRLQINAQNCVHCKTCDIKDPSQNINWVVPEGGGGPAYNGM
- the etfdh gene encoding electron transfer flavoprotein-ubiquinone oxidoreductase, mitochondrial isoform X2, with translation MERFADEADVVIVGGGPAGLSAAIRLKQLANEHNKELRVCLVEKASQIGAHTLSGACLEPSALFELFPDCKERGAPLNTPVTEDVFSILTEKHRIPVPMLPGLPMRNHGNYIVRLGNFVRWLGEQAEELGVEMYPGYAAAEVLFHEDGSVKGIATNDVGIAKDGSPKDVFERGMELHAKVTLFGEGCHGHLAKQLYKQFNLRENCEPQTYAIGLKELWTIDEKKWRPGRVEHSVGWPLDRNTYGGSFLYHLNEGEPLVALGFVVGLDYTNPYLSPFREFQRWKHHPFVARTLEGGHRIAYGARALNEGGLQSIPRLTFPGGLLIGCSPGFMNVPKIKGTHTAMKSGMLAAEAIFPKVTADSVDSETAGLHVPEYAEAFKNSWVWKELYSVRNIRPSFHNYFGLYGGMIYTGAFYWILRGKEPWTLKHCGLDANQLKPAKDCTPIEYPKPDGKISFDLLSSVALSGTNHEGDQPPHLTLKDDSIPVNRNLAIYDGPEQRFCPAGVYEYVPLETGDGMRLQINAQNCVHCKTCDIKDPSQNINWVVPEGGGGPAYNGM
- the ppid gene encoding peptidyl-prolyl cis-trans isomerase D, which translates into the protein MSNPTPSQKPSNSENPRVFFDVDIGGERAGRIVLELFADITPKTAENFRALCTGEKGIGKSTGKPLHFKGCPFHRIIKKFMIQGGDFSNHNGTGGESIYGEKFEDENFHYKHDRVGLLSMANAGPNTNGSQFFLTTVPTPHLDGKHVVFGQVLKGMGVVKMLESIETKEDAPVKPCIIADCGEHKDGDSWGAALNDGSGDIHPDFPEDSDIDFGDVDKVLSVAEDVKNTGNNLFKNQDWKAAVNKYSKALRYLEVSGDQVEEDAQKKLEPIALSCFLNTAACKLKMQLWQDALDSCDEALELDTGNTKALFRRAQAWQGLKEYSKAMADLKKAQGIAPEDKAISNEMKKVHLKIQEEKEKEKKIYAKMFA